One Cryptosporidium parvum Iowa II chromosome 1, whole genome shotgun sequence genomic window, CCCAATTTCaatttagaaaattcaTCTCAGgaaaattcttttgaagGCGTAACTCCATACAACTCCAAGATTAATCAGCcttatattaatagttCTTCAAATAACTACTCTGATGACAAATACTTGGAAGAAATAGAAATGGACCTTAACGAAcaattgaataatttctcTAAGTATACGAATACAAATTTGTCAAATACACGCCCAAGCGAAAGTAATACAGACAGAAGTATTGAAATTCTCAAACACCAGGAAATTCCAATAGAAAACGTTATTCGAGAAGTTGGATGCTGCCATATTAAGTATATTATGCCATTTCCAAAAGATCTAAAACCAAAGATATTTAAAGGAACTAGCAACTTTCAGTTTCCCTATTTAAGGtcattatattaataggatttcaaataaataaatttaagtAAATGTGACTAGTATTTTATGATTGTTAagtaattcattatttaatttaaattgcATTTGCATGTCCACTGAATTAGTCACGTAATGTCTCCGACCAGgttatatttattgatcaataaaaaaactGAAATAAAAGTTTAAAGAAAGATTAGTTGATGAATTAACTTTTAGGAATTATGCACTCTGTGTGTAGCAACAATGATGACGATAAAAGCGACATATTTTCTGGTTCAGATTCACATAAATTTGTACCACTGAATCCCAATTTCGCAAAAGAGATCAATGCCTCAATCCCAATGGGAGTATATGGTggaattcaaaaaaatgaagaacCTTACTTAAACTCCATGAAAAATTCAAGCCTAATGGTTATGGAATTGATTCCTACTCAACAAATTGTCAAGTGCGAGACTCATACTTTACAAAATCaagatttaaattttgCTCAGTTAAATAGGGAAGACCTCGTACACAAAGGCAGTTATGATTCATATTCATTTGAAACTATAAAAAATCATTACTTTGATTGTAGGTATTTACCTAATGAATACACTGATGATAATCTGTTTTTGAAGGATTCTTTTTCTACAAAAAAACAAGGGGAAATTACAATCAAGCAACTAATTAAACAAGCATCTGGAATAATCACTGAAGAAGTTGCGAACAACTGTAGAGCAACAGGCATTGGATTAAAACAGGCTGTTTCTGGCGAAATTACTCAAGTGATGATTTATACATACTCTGAAAATAACCAGAGAATAACTTATGGCGGATATAATTTCAGGATTTTATTAACGCCTTACAAACTGGACAGTCTAAATAGCCAAGATCAAGTTCCATTCATTTCTTTGGAGTTGCTTGATATGAATGAAGTATTTGAGGGAAGTGTAATAGATAATCACGATGGTACCTATACAGCATCTTACATTTGTAAAAAAGCAGTTCCTCacaaattagaaattgTAGAAAGTAAGAATAAGATTAAAATAGGAGAATCTCCATTTGTGATTCAAGTCACCCCTGGAAAATCATATCCGGAATTGTGTTGGGCTGAAGGCGAAGgattgaaatattataatatagaTGAGACAATATCTactttcaaaatatattctgTAGATAGAATGGGGAATAAAACGAAAAGAGGAGGCGATAAATATGAGGTATTTGGCGTTGGGGGAATTaaaattcaacaaatattaGATTTGAAAAATGGAGAATATGAAGTATATTACAAAGTACATAAATGTAACTTAGATGATTATaaggaaattaatattaaattatttgggCAATTTATCAAAACTCCTGCATTTTATCCAGTATCTAAAGTCTTATTAGAtgaaaaaacaataaatacaaattatGAGATTGATCAAAATAACTTGTTAAATAAAACTATTTTGAAGTTCGATAATTTGTCCATTGATATTAAACCAGCTTACACACTTTCAATGGTATTCAAACACTTTAATgagatgaagaagatggGGAATGAGATTGACATTTCGATACCCAACTTGGCCCCATTTccagaagaaaaagaaagcaaAACCAATAgagaaataattaagaGGCTTGGAATTTTAAATAGTTCAAATAACTTCGAAGTAAATGATGACATGattttaaatgataaaattaGAGCTAGTATATTGGAtgattataaaaataatattttgaaaaatatcaCAAATAAGCTGATTAAGAATGAGGAGATTTTGAATGATCTGTCTAAAGCTATTATTCTGCATTGCGAAACAGGTAAAAAGCATGATAGAAAACTTGctaaagatgaaaaaaaactaGAGTCTGAATTGGATGAAATAACAGATTGCCAACAGAGAATGTTTGCGACGTATTCTTGTTTACAACAAGGTGGTATTGATAGTTTGCCAGTTTCATTTGAATTGGAAGACCCTGGAAAAGTGAAGTCCCGTCAGACTAAAGATAGAAAATTCTACATAGATACATATAATTTACTAGAAAAGAagtttgaagaaattaatttaagaaaggaattatttgagaaaaaaaggGATGAATACACACAGAAATTACATCGAACGTTGGCAACAAGACAGAAGTCTATAATAAAAACTCAAAGGAGCTATAACAGAATATTGGATGAGTTGGACAAAGTTTATTCGcaattatcaaaaaaacAAACTAGAAGACAAGATTTATacaaaaatttgaaatcaGATTCACTTAAAGTATATGAAGGACTAGAGAATCAAAAAGTATTGGATTTccatttaaagaaaaatacaGTAATAACAATGAATAGTGAAAGACACGAAGTTGATAAGCTTGCAAACCATGAtgacaataataataataataaaaggaTTACCGGGAGGGATAGAAAATATAACAATTACTCTTGCTTAGTCCCCACAGATCCTGAAAGCCCTGCGTTTTGGTTTGCAGAAGCATCATATCTTAGAGatgaaaaggaaaaaatcAATCAGTACAAAAAACatgatgatgattttaatataaataatctATTAAGTGATAATCcacaaaaaattaaaaggtGGGATTTAGATGAGGACAGTAGATGGATAAGCTGTCCTTCAAGCGTTTCAATAACATTTTCAACAATGAAAACACCGGAAATACAACCTATAAAGCAAAAAGGAATGttcaaaaatgatatttatactgaaaactttaataaaattaaaaatgaaattttatcaGGCGAGAAAAAAGATCCTATGCTACCTGAAAATATgaatgatgaagaaattaatgttattattcaaaaagataAGGAAAGAAAGAAGCTATTCAGTAAAATGATAAATACTAAAAAAAGTAACGCTTTGGATGATAATTCCAGTCAATGGGTTAATGAACCACCAAGTccaagaaaaattaaatcattttataataaatatttggattattACAAcgaaaaattatttaatgtaattaaagaagaatctaataatgaagaattgAAATATGAAACAGATATAGGCCATGATTACAtagatattaatttattaaataaagatgTTAAATTAATACCCAAATTATTTTGGGATAAAGATTTTATACTTAAATTAAATGCTGGAGCAACACAGAAAGAAGATTTTGACAAGATAAAGAATGTTTGGGAAGATCAGCTAAAAGCAGGCCGtgaaatgaagaaaagtATCGAAgcagaaaaattaaagctGATGAAGTTACTTCCAAAAgatgattttaatattaatcatttaGATGTTATGGAATACCATGACGAAAATAACCTGGttaacaatattaaagatagTAATATAGTGAAAACTGACTGGAGGCAAATTAATCATACATTTAAAAGCGATCCTAGGGATGTTCCATGGGAATTTTTGGATGAGATTTCTAAATTGGACACTATGCCAAGCCAAGAGTTGAATAAGGAAgatttacaaaaatatattgtagAATCACTGGTATTGAATGGTAAAGGTTTAtctaatataaaaaatcaaattaagGAGAGCTTAattcaagaagaaaaaagtattaGGGAGGCACAAAGTAATAAAATGCCCAACAAAGAattggaaaatattaataatgagcaaaaacaaaaattggAAGCAAGTAAAAGTAACATTAAAATGTTTGATAAATCGAAGAAACTCAAGGCAAATACATTGAATCGtgaaaaaacaaaattgCTAATAAGTagaaaaaattttgatacGAGGAGAGAGCAGTTCGAGCATGACaacattaaataatttttctttttctttttttaaattaataataatttatttagatatatatattcgagctataaattattctgattaattaaacaaatatattattacaaatagTTATAATTTAGtcgttttttttttttgaaaaatgtGTTGTTCTAGTAAACAAAATGCAATTAGATTGATTAAAGATACCCATGGAGTACATAGTGCAATTATTCAAGATCCAACTAAAGACgatttaaatcaaataaataataaaagctTGCTTTCAATTGCAATGCAAATGACATTCCATCAAAGCTTTGAATCAGTTATTTTGTTTGAATCATGGAGAACATCTAATAGATTTGATTATTTCATTTCATGTTTATTCATAATTTTAATGGGGTGTTTTACAATGTTCATCTCTTCcataaacaaaaaatacattaaagagataaaaaaaaacagaGTAGAACACGAAAATTTAGGTATAAAAGTTATATGTACGAATGTATTATTAACTATTTTGTACTACTTTATGCATTATCTATTAATGCTAATTGCTATGACATTTAATTGGGGATTATTCTTTTCCGTTATTATCGGTCTTTCGATAGGCTATGGAATATTTGAACTAGGCTCaataacaaaaaatgaatGTAGCTGCAATAATGACTGCGATTTACCGTCATGTTGTTGATCACTTGGAATGTTTTTAGTGATGAGTATTCATAGGCGCTATATTAAGTTgtgtaataatttttctagactaattgaatcaaaaaattttaattaatctgaaaattaaatatttgtaaagttgataattgtttttgactttattttttctcattattgcaataattatatatttgttcaataacaatatattgttttttGGCTAGTTTTATAGATGAGCAGACTTCAGCACGAAACAGATGGGGGAAATGAAAGaacaaataaatcattGCAATATGAAAACTTTTCTTTAGAATCCCAAAGTATATTTCAAAGAGAAAGTTTTGATGGTTTCAGAGCTGAAATAGCTAAGTCTGTCACCTCAAATTTACAAACTTcttattcattatttttaggcacttcaaatattaaaggcTATTCTTATCAACTTGGACCTTCGTATCAAAGCTCATCAAAAAATACACTCATTTTAGCTAGAGTTAATGATGAAGGGACAGTCAGCGGTCGTTTTTCTCGTTGctttggaaataatattgagggtagaatttcaataaattcgAGCTTGTCAGACGAAAATAAGAACATGAGTGAAGTTTCTATCGATTATAATGGTGAAGAGAGTAGCTATTCATTAAAAGTTGCATATCAAGGAATATTTTTGCTAAATGGACTATTTTCTCAATTGATCACAAATAAACTGCAATTGGGTGGTGAACTAACATGGATTGCAGCCAATAATACATCAATAATGTCTTTGGGGTCGCGATATTGCCAcggaaaaaatattttttttaaccaAATTACAAGGCAACCGGATTTCACGAGCCCAGGACGAATTTTCGCAAATATTCACTCACTCAGATCATCTTTCTATAGGAAATTAAGTGATAGGTTATCTTTAGCGAGCGAATTAGAAGTATCAATACCTAATTTTGAGTCGACATTGCGCTTTGGGTATGAGTACTTATTCAAAACAGCGAGAATTCAAGGGATGATAGATACTTGCGGAAAAATATCACTGCAGTGTTTAGATAACAAAGGATTTGGGATTTCTGCTGCAATAGACTACTTAAGAAATGACTACAAGTTTGGATTTATGATGCAATTTTTTCCaaatgaaaaagatgatAAATTAGATGATTAATGAAAGAATTAGTTTTAATTcacatttttttcttttttttttttaagcgatgttaaaatatattaagtCAGTTTGATTCAATGAACTTGGACTTACCTAAAAGTGGTAAGCtaatatttgaaacaaCAATAAGAGAAATTGATATTGAATCATGGTGTAAAGAATGCCAAATTGTTAAAAGAAGATTTCTTGAATTGCGTGAAagtagtttttttttgattggAATTCAATTAAGAAGATATTTAAGGGTCAGTTCATTGTTTTGGGAAAGTTagaaattgattttaaatataaacatGGACTAGAATATTGCTCCAGActaaaatttaaatactGTCAAGTGTTGGAGttatttaatgaagataattaTGCAAGTAGTATTGAATTTTAAAACCATATATGTATTACattgaataaaattgaaaataatccaTATATAACTTAACGGATATGCAAGATGTTGAAATTGATGAgcatttattttcaaaaataccaattaaataataaagacaATTATATTTGTGAATCTTTTTTCAGGTGTAAAATGTTTGATAATAGACTCCAAGGATCATCAAAATTAACAATACTTTGATCTTTTTCCGATTCtaacaaaaataagaaGATAGACAACCGAAATTTATTGCCATTCTATCGAGATGAAAGTGCTAAACccaatttgaaattaacttattaaattctgataaaaaatcattaaaaatcaaattaatttgaataaaaacAATGGCAAGAATATCTctcaaaaaaaacttaaGAATAGCACTTATATGATCTAATTACAAACGGTGAGGAGTTGCCACTTCAGCATGAGATTAAATTACCTAAAATTAACAAAGGCGTTCAAACAAGAATGAATAATAGACACCGGAGACATTGAAAGAGTTAATTAGAAGGCTAAAGACTTCTTTAAGATCAGATGGTAAAGAATTATATAGCATAACTAGTGGtttttgaatcaatttGATTAATGTATACAAACATTCGAAAACACAGTAAATCTAGATATTAGTAATTCAATGCAAATTAATTACCATTCTATATGAAGCACTTCAGAATAATAGagataatatttataatttgtttttaatagATATTTACTGTTATAGGTGTTGGCCATTTTACcaatcaatattttaagGAACTTGAGAATTTATACGCGGGAGACATACAACAATTTTCCCCACGCCGCCTAATGGCTGCATACATGCATTACTGGAAATTCTGTCTAATGAAACGAGaaaaaattgttaatataaaattaacaaaacGTGCTCGCTTGCACAggatttatattcaatttagTAAGTATAAGTTGTTTGTTTTGGAagaatttttctttatagATTATACAATTATTCGGAATTATAGGCGGGTAAAAAGCGAGTCTGAGAATTTGTGAATTTGTGTACGGTTAATCACTGGAGAATAAATCATAATGTACTTAAGCTAGCAAAATTTTTCAACTTCGGGTTCATTAAAACTTTGTTTAAGCGTGCGGACTAgtgaatattaattaaaacatATTTACTGTACAACTTTTTCCTAAATCTATATAATgcaaacaaaaaaaaaattagagaATTTCAGAATACAATAAGATGGTAATTCAAAAGTTTGTGGATGTCGCAATGTTCCCCGGAACATACTCCTCATATGATATCACTTCTTATCCAGAAACAATTTTAATACCTGGGCCAATAGATGCGGACAAAAAAATAccatgttttttttttgctccgagatcaaattcaaaaattttgGTTATTTATGCGCATGCAAATGGAGTAGATATTGGTGAGATACACAGCAGATTACATTATGTAAGTGAGAGATTAAAAGTAAACATGTTGCTTTTTGATTATCCAGGATATGGAAAATATGAGGGTAGGTCTGATGAGTCAAGCGTTGACCAGTGTATGAATATACTTTTAAATTTCGCAACACAAGAATTAAATTGGCctatagaaaatataattttatgGGGATGCTCAATTGGAACTGGACCAAGTACACGCCAGGcaaaaattttgaatgaaCGAAAAAAGAAACTGGGAGGACTAGTTTTGCAATGCCCATATAAAAGCATTAAGCACGCAGCAGAGAGCTTAGCAGGGAAAATAGGCCGGTTTTTAATTTCACAAAGATGGAACATTCAATCTGAAATAATGGACTGTTCCTGCCCAGTTTTGTGGATTCATGGGAAGAAGGATTCGTTATTCAATTGGCATGGTAGCCTTGAGATGTACAATAATTACCACATTCATTTAAGAAGTTGCCATTTCCCAAAAGATGCAAATCATCACTATTTCGATATAGAGGTTGATATAATTCAACCAATTcagaaatttattaataaatttgtattGCCGAATACTCTCCCAATATTTGATCATGGTTCCATTAGAAATGGAAAGAAAGTTaagttaaatattaataaggTATATAGTAGTAAATTGAACCCATTTAGACCAACTATTTTAGATGTTTATCTTACTAGAAATACAAATGTTAAAGTGTCCAAAGACAATTGTTTGCcaggagaaaaaaaatctaaCGATACTTCTAACAACaatattgatgatgaagGCAATcatattagaattattggGCCAAAAGATATAAAATCAATTCTACCGTTTTGGGGAAATAACAAGAAAGATACAAGCTCTACTATTCATAGCCAGAAAAATATGATTTATTTGGAGGGCGATTTTGCACCTAAATATATTTGGCTAAATGGTGAGGCAGGGGAATATATCAAGCATTCACAAGAAAATATCTCTAAAACgaattcttcttcaagTATTTACCTTTCATCATCAGGGGaagatgaatttgaaaataatagtgATTATGACAATGGATTTTATAGTGATGCCGACTCAAATCAAAGCGATGATTATTCTAACGAAGAATTCAAATGCTACAATAAATTAGTTAATTCAAACATAATCagttcaaataatatatttcataaaaatattaaacaatGCATTTCTTACAACAATATCAATACAAATGTCTATtcaatttataataatgcATTTGAAAAAAGCCATAAGCTCAATTTTAGGAAAAGAAATGTTATTTTGAACAACCCAAGTGTATTTAGAATGGAATGTAGGAATCGAATGGAGAGGCTAAATTTCAGATCTTTCataaaaaatgaagagTTGCTTTTAAATTTCTGGCCAATTACGAATCTTTATTGCTATTTATttgatcaatattatcaatttttccaaataataCTGCAAAAACTTAAACAAGGTGAATTTTCATTCATAAAAAATGGTAATGATACGTTTTTATCAGTCATTATGTGGGTTAGAAggctttattatttatatactCCAACATTATTTATGAATTCTATCTATTTATATGATCCTGACTCTGATAAATGGGTTTTAGAAGGTATTACAATAggtaatatttatattcaactaaaaaatattgatggAGTATGTGGCAGGCTGGCAGTAAGATTATTGGATAATTATCCTATATCTAACAGTTTTCCTCCACCTTATTACATAATTGTACCAATTTATGTGCCCCCAAAGCCATTTTTCCAACCAATTGCTGAATGGATTgttagaaatatttatagGTTTCACGTATATAATCTaattaaattgaataaatcaACTAAATATAGAGAGTTACTCATTTCTCAAAAATACACGAATATAGACTTTTTTAATGACCCAATGAATCAATTGGAAACGAAGTGCCTTTTAGAAGAGCTCTCGTTTTCAAGTTTAcaacattttcttttgtCAAATACAAGGCCAAAGATTGAGAAGCTTGCATTAATCACAGGTTTTGGGAACTGGATTCCCTTTGGATGGTGCGAATTCTTCGTTAAGCTATTCgaaacaaattcaaaacACTATCTTCAGAGGTTATTTTTGAACCACGAAAAGGTAAATATCAATAGTAATGACTTCATCAATTTATTGGTTCCATTTTATTTGCCAAGTTTCgtaaatttagaaattatgtttagaataattaaaacaaagATAAAGACGAGAGATGAATGGATTGATAGCATGAAAactaattcaaaaaatgaatttcaggaaaatcaaattaacaGTTTAATTCATCCAGATATATGTAACAACATTTTTAGTAATTTAATGATTGTGAtaaattcatcaataaaaataacaGATGGTTTAAAAATTCGTAGTGATACGAAAAACAAACATTTAGATTTTCAAACAAATACGCAAAACAGCTTTTTATTACAAAGCAACCAATTAAATTGggaagaaatattaagggattttgattcattttctaattttatgtctcaaattaatttcataaCTCCTGATCTTTTCTTGCCTGGTATCAGCCAGACTTTCAGAGGGAGACAACGCACTGAAAATCAAAAACCAAGTCATGAAAAAacaaatgaattaatacaTTCGACTTCTGATAATGTTTTAGAGACAATTCCAATCTTTGGAAACATGGGATTTGATCAAATTAACCAATCTGCTGATACGGATGAGTTTAATTACGAGGAAATACCGGAAGTTGATAGCAATAAAATTGAGAAGCTTCACGATGAAATCGAGTCTCCAGAACAAACAATAATGAGATCATTCCAaggaaaaattattgtaatAGATGACTCCTTAGACGCTATTAAATACGATAATAgtgaaaaaaattcttctgACGGATGTGAAGGGTTGATTGAAAAATCTGCAAATAACGAGTTACCTTTAACTTGGGAATCTGTATTTTTAGATTCACATGACCCGCTATTAATCATAAACCAATTACAATATCGTGATAGGATATATATGGGTATGTCTCCAACGAATTACATGGTTCTTCATAGGTCGTTGTATGagaaatattcatttttgaGATTGAACTATGAATCCGAGTATCTATTTCGCCTATTATGGCATTTTTCTCATTGCTGTATTTACCATGGAAATTTGCTGAATAGTTCTACTCTAAATAGAGATTTTGAAAGTTCCATTATTCACCCATTACAATGTATCTTGCTAATTATAGGTATTTTAAGAAGGTCATTGGAGAATCCAAATCATTCTGACTTGAAACAACTCAACTGGGAAAGAGACAATAGCGATGATCAATACTCAGGTTTTAATTCTTCATGTATTAATTCAAGCacaaacaaaaaattgaatGTAGTAGAAAGGATACTTGCAGTTTCTATTGAGTTACTTGAGAATGGAGTTTGCAATCAGATCGTAAATTACCAAATGAATTGCAAATCTAATTATGACCCATTTATTCTTGGAAGCAATATTCAAGGTATTTtggattcaaaaaataatgaatctTTGAATTCTATTTTACATGAAAACGAATCAAACTTAGAGTCTAGTTCCAATTgcaagaaaaatattaattctactcttgaaaaaaattatgaggtaaatataaataaggaagaaacaaaaattttaaaCTGTAAGAATAATCTATCTAATGATTCTTCGTTATCTTCTTCACGTATATCGTCATTAGAATCTGTGATACAAAAAGTTTACGATTgcaaaatcaataaaaatgaattatcaaACACTGATAGAAAACAACCACGCAAAGTTGTTATTTATTCTTCAACAACTAAGTCAATACACaaagataatttttttggaGAAGAAACGGGAATTCTTAAAAGGATGGTTAAAAATAAGAAGCAGATGAAAGAAACGAGGATTGTTAACATAAACCAGCAATCCAAGAAATTTAACACATTTTCTCCTACGTTAGTAGCTAATCAAAATTTAGATAGGCCCCAGAGCCAGAATATTTTGAGATCTATTGGATTAGAATCTACAAACGCATTTTGTGAAAGAAATCTCGAATCTTACAAGGGTGATAAGCTACAAAGCAAATTTAAGGTTTTTACCTCTTCTCCACTGAGAATATTTAAGAAGTAGATCGCTTCTACACTAACCTTAGacaaaattataaattaatttagtatatctctttaattttttttttttgataaaataactttttttctaaCAAAGCACTACCGCAGTTTATTTTCATGTGGACAAGCATTTTAGATtgctaaaaaaaaaaatttcaaggTTGTGTGAAGGTAGCATTTCCTATTCTTTCCTTCTTATGAAGAGTTTATTCTCATTTGATTTTCTTGGAAAATGCAATTCTCgttgttttaatattttattgacAGGGCCTGCATCATCAGGTAGAACAACATTCCTACTCAGACATTTAAAAGGTAGGTATGTAGATTCAGCAACAACTGAAAACATTTATTCAGCTGTAATTGAAAGAGAAAATTGTGTACTGAATATTGTTGATAAGGACATTTTTTCCCAATCCGATAACTCTTATAATTGTACtttaaaaatcaaaaatagaAACGAGATTGATAAAAATGGATGCattgtaaaaaaaaaaggtaaAGATAAAATGCAAATTATTGGTAAAGATACTAtaaatgatgaagataatagtaatattgatggaattttgttttttattgattCAAGCGACCATGGTCGAATACCTCTTGCTAGGAGGCTGTTGAtgcaattattaaagaaagcAAACAAACAAACTcctatattaattattgcaaCAAGGCAAGATATAATCGGCGCATTAGCTCCTGGAGAATTAGCAGCAAAGCTAAAAATTGAGGATATCGCAAGTATGTTTGAAGACCAAGCCTGGGACTACGGCATTATTGGAGTCTCTGCATATACAGGGTTGGGCTGCAACGAAGCTTTAGACTGGATTTCGGAAGCCATTTGGAGACATCAGTTATTATGCCATTGCATTCCATTCAACCGTTTTTGTTATAATTTATGTAACTCTGGCATTTTAATGTTAAATTTTTGAACCAGCACTTACGAATTATTCAATCTTCTAACCTCGTATTGTATCCTCCGCATGTTTGGCATTTAAGCCCGTAAGGGTGTGAATAGGTATTACATTTAATATTGCAATCAttacaaaatatatttacaagTTCCTTGGATTCCTCAGGTATTGGGGATTCGGCGATCATTTTATCTATTTCATTCCATATCTGAGAATTGTCTCCCAAGGACTTACTGCAAATTGGACAACGTAGGCTGGTTAGCCCCTTTGCTTCTCCTAGTAGAAGTAAACAATCCTCATGTATTGTGTGACCacaatttaaaattgacacagtttttattgaataaaatagATCTTCTAAGCATAAGGGGCATGGGCGTCTACATGAATTCTCAATGCATTTGTGGGTTTCTTTAATGCTCAGTGGGTAGCACATGCAACAAACTTTGCAGTGAAAGTAAGATTCTTGACCACCCACTCTACAAATTCCGCATTCATCACAATgaaatacatttttttctattccATTGTCGTCCCAAAGGTTGCATTTACTACAAAAGTACTTGGCAAATTGAGTTACATCACATTTTTTACCAGATTTTTCGCCACACTCTGCGCTATTAATACAAGAGTTACTTGCTGGCTGACGCTTATTACATCTTCTACATACCACTTCTTTAATGCTAAATCTATCAACCTCGTGATGGTCTTCTTGGCTCTCATTATGACAATGTCTACAccaatattcattattacaGCATGGTGCAATAATTCTGCACCTAGATTTATAGTGTTTACACCCGTCCATAGACCCGAGTTATtggatta contains:
- a CDS encoding alpha beta hydrolase, whose protein sequence is MVIQKFVDVAMFPGTYSSYDITSYPETILIPGPIDADKKIPCFFFAPRSNSKILVIYAHANGVDIGEIHSRLHYVSERLKVNMLLFDYPGYGKYEGRSDESSVDQCMNILLNFATQELNWPIENIILWGCSIGTGPSTRQAKILNERKKKLGGLVLQCPYKSIKHAAESLAGKIGRFLISQRWNIQSEIMDCSCPVLWIHGKKDSLFNWHGSLEMYNNYHIHLRSCHFPKDANHHYFDIEVDIIQPIQKFINKFVLPNTLPIFDHGSIRNGKKVKLNINKVYSSKLNPFRPTILDVYLTRNTNVKVSKDNCLPGEKKSNDTSNNNIDDEGNHIRIIGPKDIKSILPFWGNNKKDTSSTIHSQKNMIYLEGDFAPKYIWLNGEAGEYIKHSQENISKTNSSSSIYLSSSGEDEFENNSDYDNGFYSDADSNQSDDYSNEEFKCYNKLVNSNIISSNNIFHKNIKQCISYNNINTNVYSIYNNAFEKSHKLNFRKRNVILNNPSVFRMECRNRMERLNFRSFIKNEELLLNFWPITNLYCYLFDQYYQFFQIILQKLKQGEFSFIKNGNDTFLSVIMWVRRLYYLYTPTLFMNSIYLYDPDSDKWVLEGITIGNIYIQLKNIDGVCGRLAVRLLDNYPISNSFPPPYYIIVPIYVPPKPFFQPIAEWIVRNIYRFHVYNLIKLNKSTKYRELLISQKYTNIDFFNDPMNQLETKCLLEELSFSSLQHFLLSNTRPKIEKLALITGFGNWIPFGWCEFFVKLFETNSKHYLQRLFLNHEKVNINSNDFINLLVPFYLPSFVNLEIMFRIIKTKIKTRDEWIDSMKTNSKNEFQENQINSLIHPDICNNIFSNLMIVINSSIKITDGLKIRSDTKNKHLDFQTNTQNSFLLQSNQLNWEEILRDFDSFSNFMSQINFITPDLFLPGISQTFRGRQRTENQKPSHEKTNELIHSTSDNVLETIPIFGNMGFDQINQSADTDEFNYEEIPEVDSNKIEKLHDEIESPEQTIMRSFQGKIIVIDDSLDAIKYDNSEKNSSDGCEGLIEKSANNELPLTWESVFLDSHDPLLIINQLQYRDRIYMGMSPTNYMVLHRSLYEKYSFLRLNYESEYLFRLLWHFSHCCIYHGNLLNSSTLNRDFESSIIHPLQCILLIIGILRRSLENPNHSDLKQLNWERDNSDDQYSGFNSSCINSSTNKKLNVVERILAVSIELLENGVCNQIVNYQMNCKSNYDPFILGSNIQGILDSKNNESLNSILHENESNLESSSNCKKNINSTLEKNYEVNINKEETKILNCKNNLSNDSSLSSSRISSLESVIQKVYDCKINKNELSNTDRKQPRKVVIYSSTTKSIHKDNFFGEETGILKRMVKNKKQMKETRIVNINQQSKKFNTFSPTLVANQNLDRPQSQNILRSIGLESTNAFCERNLESYKGDKLQSKFKVFTSSPLRIFKK
- a CDS encoding Arl1p/ARF like GTpase involved in vesicular transport, encoding MKSLFSFDFLGKCNSRCFNILLTGPASSGRTTFLLRHLKGRYVDSATTENIYSAVIERENCVLNIVDKDIFSQSDNSYNCTLKIKNRNEIDKNGCIVKKKGKDKMQIIGKDTINDEDNSNIDGILFFIDSSDHGRIPLARRLLMQLLKKANKQTPILIIATRQDIIGALAPGELAAKLKIEDIASMFEDQAWDYGIIGVSAYTGLGCNEALDWISEAIWRHQLLCHCIPFNRFCYNLCNSGILMLNF
- a CDS encoding PGPD14 protein with at least one predicted RING finger, possible plant origin, with amino-acid sequence MDGCKHYKSRCRIIAPCCNNEYWCRHCHNESQEDHHEVDRFSIKEVVCRRCNKRQPASNSCINSAECGEKSGKKCDVTQFAKYFCSKCNLWDDNGIEKNVFHCDECGICRVGGQESYFHCKVCCMCYPLSIKETHKCIENSCRRPCPLCLEDLFYSIKTVSILNCGHTIHEDCLLLLGEAKGLTSLRCPICSKSLGDNSQIWNEIDKMIAESPIPEESKELVNIFCNDCNIKCNTYSHPYGLKCQTCGGYNTRLED